One window from the genome of Microbulbifer sp. ALW1 encodes:
- a CDS encoding GtrA family protein has protein sequence MRLPDTPAFLKPLLGRAGRFAAVGGVATGVQYLLLVALVEFIGVAEVPSSVLAFLLSAAVNYWLNFYLTFAGRARHREALPRFVLVAVIGLAMNTLIFSLTLSILPYLLAQVCATLVTLIGNFLLHQFWIYREPQWNS, from the coding sequence ATGCGACTGCCTGATACTCCAGCGTTTTTAAAACCGCTGCTCGGCCGCGCCGGTCGGTTTGCCGCGGTGGGCGGTGTGGCAACGGGGGTGCAATACTTGTTGTTGGTGGCGCTGGTGGAGTTTATTGGTGTCGCCGAGGTGCCGTCCTCTGTTTTGGCCTTTTTGCTGTCGGCGGCGGTGAATTACTGGCTGAACTTTTACCTCACCTTCGCTGGCCGCGCTCGCCACCGCGAAGCACTGCCCAGGTTTGTGTTGGTGGCTGTTATCGGGCTTGCCATGAATACCCTGATTTTCTCCCTGACCCTGTCGATACTGCCGTATTTGCTGGCACAGGTTTGTGCCACCCTGGTGACGCTTATCGGCAATTTTCTCCTGCATCAATTCTGGATTTACCGGGAGCCGCAATGGAATTCGTAA
- the ccoS gene encoding cbb3-type cytochrome oxidase assembly protein CcoS, which yields MDSIFLLVPIVVVFVAIAVKLFFWAVNSGQYDDLETEGRRILFDDDEPKRPHNPTPPRNPAPPLTPSAPQAERAKAPAQDSPEQS from the coding sequence GTGGACAGTATTTTTCTACTGGTCCCCATTGTTGTTGTCTTTGTCGCCATCGCGGTGAAGCTGTTTTTCTGGGCGGTCAATAGTGGTCAGTACGATGACCTGGAAACCGAAGGGCGCCGGATACTCTTCGATGATGATGAGCCCAAACGCCCGCACAATCCCACTCCACCGCGCAATCCCGCTCCACCACTAACGCCTTCGGCCCCGCAAGCTGAACGTGCGAAAGCCCCTGCGCAAGACTCTCCGGAGCAGTCGTGA
- a CDS encoding glycosyltransferase family 2 protein, whose amino-acid sequence MEFVNTQPAHTDNEPLASGGSAGGAPTLAIVVPCYNEEAVLADTVAELLETLNRLEREGHIGHLSKIYFVDDGSRDATWPMLEQLARDNARIVSLALSRNRGHQNALYAGLAHTVEDMVVSIDADLQDGPENIAPMIAAYCEGNEVVYGVRNQRDSDTWFKRMTAEGYYRVMQSLGVDLVFNHADFRLMSRRAVDTLLQYPETNLFLRGMVRELGFRSASVAYARRPRLAGESKYPLRRMLSLAWKGVTAFSIAPLRAITLLGLISGGVSLGLIAWVLIVKMFSDSVVPGWASIMVPVLFIGSVQLLCLGVIGEYLGKIYEEVKRRPRFHLREVVGGETGELQARGGRIAGGKTSADTTEMRQSKVSGQLAD is encoded by the coding sequence ATGGAATTCGTAAACACGCAACCAGCGCACACCGATAACGAACCGTTGGCCTCGGGAGGTTCTGCTGGAGGAGCGCCCACGCTGGCCATCGTCGTGCCCTGTTACAACGAAGAAGCGGTGTTGGCAGATACGGTAGCCGAACTGTTGGAGACGCTGAATAGGTTGGAGCGCGAGGGGCACATTGGGCATTTATCCAAAATCTATTTTGTGGACGACGGCAGTCGCGATGCCACCTGGCCAATGCTGGAGCAACTCGCCCGCGACAATGCACGTATTGTCTCGCTGGCGCTTTCACGCAATCGCGGCCATCAGAATGCACTTTACGCCGGGCTCGCTCATACCGTAGAAGATATGGTGGTGAGTATCGACGCAGACCTGCAGGATGGTCCTGAGAATATTGCCCCGATGATCGCGGCCTATTGCGAGGGCAATGAGGTGGTTTACGGGGTGCGCAACCAGCGCGACAGCGATACCTGGTTCAAGCGTATGACGGCGGAAGGCTATTACCGCGTTATGCAGAGCCTGGGCGTGGATTTGGTGTTCAACCATGCGGATTTTCGCCTGATGTCGCGCCGCGCGGTGGATACCTTGCTGCAATATCCGGAAACCAATCTGTTTTTACGTGGCATGGTGCGGGAGCTGGGTTTCCGTTCAGCCTCTGTTGCCTATGCACGCAGGCCCCGCCTGGCAGGGGAGAGTAAGTATCCACTGCGGCGTATGCTGTCCCTGGCCTGGAAGGGGGTAACCGCGTTTTCCATTGCCCCGCTGCGGGCAATTACATTGCTGGGGCTGATTTCCGGTGGGGTTTCCCTGGGGTTGATCGCCTGGGTACTGATCGTAAAAATGTTTTCCGACAGCGTGGTGCCGGGTTGGGCCTCGATCATGGTGCCGGTGCTGTTTATTGGCAGCGTGCAGTTACTCTGCCTGGGGGTGATTGGCGAGTATCTCGGGAAAATTTATGAAGAGGTCAAGCGGCGTCCCCGCTTCCATTTGCGCGAGGTAGTCGGTGGCGAGACTGGTGAGTTGCAGGCAAGGGGCGGGCGCATTGCGGGCGGTAAGACGAGCGCAGATACGACAGAAATGCGGCAATCGAAGGTTTCGGGGCAGCTTGCGGATTGA
- a CDS encoding sulfite exporter TauE/SafE family protein, with protein MVDWSYLGAALAIGFFGSSHCIGMCGGISGALGLAVPGQRTAWPRLLGYSTGRVASYTLMGLLVGTLGAYLATDIAAGLAPLRVLAGLMLIAMALYLADWWRGLVWLERGGSLLWKLVQPLSRQLLPVNSTPQAVALGALWGWLPCGLVYSALAFALAQGNSYQAALAMLAFGLGTVPAVMATGVAAARLRTLVQKPGVRLLMALLVLLFGLWTLWGALGHGHGAHASGHEAGHETGHGSHQHMHHGTQSESPEPEAHSHEAQPGEHHHGHSSSTHDAPDIGTSGGESENTGSAPGD; from the coding sequence ATGGTGGACTGGAGCTACCTGGGCGCAGCCCTAGCGATTGGTTTTTTTGGTAGCAGTCACTGTATCGGTATGTGCGGTGGTATTTCCGGTGCGCTGGGTCTTGCGGTACCCGGGCAGCGGACCGCCTGGCCCCGCCTGCTGGGATACTCTACCGGGCGCGTCGCCAGCTATACCCTGATGGGGCTATTGGTGGGTACTCTGGGCGCCTATCTGGCGACGGATATTGCGGCCGGGCTGGCGCCCTTGCGAGTCCTCGCTGGGTTGATGTTGATTGCCATGGCCCTTTACCTGGCGGATTGGTGGCGCGGTTTGGTGTGGCTGGAGCGGGGCGGTTCACTGCTCTGGAAGCTGGTACAACCATTGTCCCGACAGTTGCTGCCAGTCAACTCCACTCCCCAGGCCGTGGCACTGGGAGCGCTCTGGGGGTGGCTACCCTGTGGCCTGGTTTACAGCGCTTTGGCTTTCGCACTGGCTCAGGGCAATAGCTACCAGGCTGCACTGGCCATGCTCGCCTTCGGACTCGGGACTGTGCCTGCGGTTATGGCCACTGGTGTTGCCGCGGCCCGCCTCAGAACCCTGGTGCAGAAGCCGGGAGTGCGACTGTTGATGGCGTTGCTGGTTTTGCTGTTTGGGCTCTGGACCCTGTGGGGTGCTCTGGGCCATGGACATGGGGCGCATGCGTCTGGGCATGAGGCGGGGCACGAAACCGGGCATGGTAGTCATCAACATATGCATCACGGTACCCAAAGCGAGTCTCCAGAACCTGAGGCGCACAGCCATGAGGCTCAGCCTGGCGAACACCATCACGGTCACTCAAGTAGCACGCATGATGCTCCGGATATCGGCACCAGCGGCGGTGAAAGTGAGAATACCGGCAGCGCGCCTGGCGACTGA
- a CDS encoding isoprenylcysteine carboxylmethyltransferase family protein, whose translation MKKIKNKTGVRHKSVRNSGQGSSQGRSQSGDHRHDKGAPTSNALQAPACPSAPTSIWINLVALAVSLAAVYWLREFGRDLDVKTQSLVVVAVALALPIIVLEWFFLKPYRNPSAGLDFRRANHSMPRTAVKLLGFYVSVGSVAFVYWLFPEYHGSFYDNYFSVVRAVLPWWMLLAVPYFYLLDGAMAQPKDSYWQLGRWILGQREGVSGKAIGQLYLGWLVKLFFLPLMFVYLGNNLNTLLNFDFARLLGSFKAVFDFTFNFLFYIDLLFVTVGYVCTLRLFDAHIRTAEPSFLGWGVALIGYQPFWSLFSGTYLKYDDAPAWGYWFWDTPLVYGIWGSGILLLIAIYVWASIPFGIRFSNLTHRGILTNGPYRYTKHPAYISKNLSWWMISMPFMVSATVPEALRHSLLLLMVNFIYFMRARTEERHLSWDPTYVAYANYIAERGLFAFLGRWFPVLRFGNGRLFHSPSEAAGKPPATSPAAPAHQAEAGSAGA comes from the coding sequence ATGAAAAAAATAAAAAACAAAACCGGTGTAAGACACAAGTCTGTCCGCAATAGCGGTCAGGGTAGCAGCCAGGGTCGCAGCCAGAGTGGCGATCATCGCCATGACAAGGGCGCTCCCACCTCGAATGCACTCCAGGCTCCCGCCTGCCCGAGCGCGCCTACCAGTATCTGGATCAATTTGGTCGCACTGGCAGTTTCCCTGGCCGCGGTTTACTGGCTGCGGGAATTCGGCCGGGATCTGGACGTCAAAACCCAGTCCCTGGTGGTGGTTGCCGTGGCGCTGGCGCTACCCATCATTGTGCTTGAGTGGTTCTTCCTCAAGCCCTATCGCAACCCCTCTGCGGGGCTGGACTTTCGCCGGGCAAATCACAGCATGCCCAGAACGGCAGTAAAACTGCTGGGTTTCTATGTGAGTGTGGGCTCAGTGGCGTTCGTTTACTGGCTGTTCCCGGAGTATCACGGTTCCTTCTACGACAACTACTTTTCCGTGGTGCGCGCCGTCTTGCCCTGGTGGATGCTGCTGGCAGTCCCGTATTTTTACCTGCTCGATGGCGCCATGGCGCAACCCAAAGACAGTTACTGGCAACTGGGGCGCTGGATCCTCGGGCAGCGCGAAGGTGTGTCCGGCAAGGCGATTGGTCAGCTCTACCTCGGCTGGCTGGTGAAGCTGTTCTTCCTGCCACTGATGTTTGTCTACCTGGGCAATAACCTGAATACCCTGTTGAACTTCGACTTTGCCCGCTTGTTGGGCAGCTTCAAGGCGGTATTCGACTTCACGTTCAACTTCCTGTTTTACATCGACCTGCTGTTCGTCACCGTGGGTTACGTATGCACACTGCGACTGTTCGACGCGCATATCCGTACTGCCGAACCCAGCTTTCTCGGGTGGGGCGTGGCGTTGATTGGTTACCAGCCGTTCTGGAGCCTGTTTTCCGGTACCTATCTCAAGTACGACGATGCCCCAGCCTGGGGTTACTGGTTCTGGGACACGCCGCTGGTGTATGGCATCTGGGGCAGCGGCATCCTGCTGTTGATCGCGATATATGTCTGGGCCAGCATTCCGTTCGGCATTCGTTTCTCAAACCTGACTCACCGCGGTATTCTGACCAATGGCCCTTACCGCTATACCAAGCACCCGGCCTATATCAGTAAAAACCTGTCCTGGTGGATGATCTCCATGCCGTTCATGGTGAGTGCCACGGTGCCGGAGGCCCTGCGCCACTCATTGCTGCTATTGATGGTGAACTTCATTTACTTCATGCGCGCGCGCACCGAGGAGCGGCACCTGTCCTGGGATCCGACCTATGTGGCTTACGCCAATTACATTGCCGAGCGGGGTCTGTTTGCGTTCCTTGGGCGTTGGTTCCCGGTGCTGCGGTTCGGCAATGGTCGCCTGTTCCACTCTCCCAGTGAGGCGGCCGGCAAGCCCCCGGCAACTTCGCCAGCGGCGCCTGCTCATCAGGCTGAGGCCGGCTCGGCCGGCGCCTGA
- a CDS encoding DUF1631 domain-containing protein, producing the protein MKDSNNVVSMQGAQREQREMKRSSQLPAAVVAVRDRSRALLLEQAKLVFAKVDDSLFAMAEKAHGQNEQDGLFQALRLLRVERRKVVEQFADNVAQAFHVRESSIDGDDPYSADSLSLVHNDDLEQLVAIDTMVASAKRDFAEPLTEISLRLNTLLSVKIYDKNNPLGPDSICDAFVEASRGLDLHIRARLTLLKKFEQLVMVNLGKLYEQCNDLFVEQGVLPSLKQQRRAARQRPVAPASRPLSGGVPSQGQYHSTASPTAGQYVEGHLGAGHAAGVSGGHGLVPLGSGVAPMGAQDLLSHLGALQSHVPQSYADGEIQLLNVNSLLQERLVEVRQSAALAKMDSDVIKLVEMLFSFILEDRNLAEPIKSQLGRLQLPLLKVAIGDRSFFSKGGHPARKLLNELADASTGWQAKDNYESDPLFKKISEVVARVLAEFDRDINIFSLLLESFREFIQRERKRAERLEQRIVDEADGKAKTQAARARVAAVMDALMAERDLPPVVSEWLEKVWANMLFLTCIKEGTDSESWSRDVRTARDLVWSVHAPMPDSRKQLLGLLPTLQERLKAGVEVVSLNTFDARRMFTGLKEVYRERFALAQRIAEERSQKALEQARKETETHTPLATPVEEAPEVAAVAAPEVVEPVVVELPQMEELEQVVAAAELHVEEKAGVEAMPESDSYWQQTYRLAQGSWFELKRGDEEQFRCRLAAVIKDIDQFIFVNRNGAKVAEFTRLELAHALRNAQLMPLDDGMLFERALQSVIGTVRKSRGEMK; encoded by the coding sequence ATGAAAGATTCCAACAACGTGGTATCCATGCAAGGTGCGCAGCGTGAGCAGCGGGAGATGAAACGAAGCTCTCAACTGCCAGCAGCGGTTGTTGCGGTGCGAGACCGGTCGCGGGCACTGCTGCTAGAGCAGGCCAAGTTGGTGTTTGCCAAAGTGGATGACTCCCTGTTTGCCATGGCCGAAAAAGCGCATGGGCAGAATGAGCAGGACGGTCTCTTCCAGGCGCTGCGCCTGTTGCGTGTAGAACGGCGCAAAGTGGTGGAGCAGTTTGCGGATAATGTTGCCCAGGCTTTCCACGTACGGGAGTCCTCTATTGATGGGGATGATCCCTATTCGGCAGATAGCCTGTCGCTGGTGCACAACGACGACCTTGAGCAACTGGTAGCAATCGACACCATGGTTGCCAGTGCCAAGCGCGACTTTGCTGAGCCGCTGACCGAAATTTCCCTGCGCCTGAATACCCTGCTTTCCGTAAAAATCTACGACAAGAACAATCCCCTGGGTCCTGACAGCATCTGCGATGCATTTGTCGAAGCGTCTCGTGGCCTGGATCTGCATATTCGCGCTCGCCTCACCCTGCTGAAAAAATTTGAGCAGCTGGTGATGGTGAATCTTGGCAAGCTGTACGAGCAGTGCAATGACCTGTTTGTAGAGCAGGGCGTGCTGCCTTCCCTGAAACAACAGCGCAGAGCGGCACGTCAGCGCCCGGTAGCGCCGGCCTCGCGTCCGCTGTCCGGGGGCGTACCCAGCCAGGGCCAGTATCACAGTACCGCCAGCCCGACTGCTGGGCAGTACGTCGAAGGACACCTCGGTGCCGGTCACGCGGCCGGCGTTTCCGGCGGCCATGGCCTGGTGCCGCTGGGCTCCGGGGTTGCGCCAATGGGCGCACAGGACCTGCTTTCTCACCTGGGTGCGCTGCAGTCTCATGTGCCCCAGAGTTACGCGGATGGTGAAATCCAGCTGTTGAATGTGAACAGCCTGCTGCAGGAGCGCCTCGTGGAGGTGCGTCAATCAGCGGCGCTGGCGAAGATGGATAGCGACGTCATCAAGCTGGTGGAAATGCTGTTCTCCTTTATTCTGGAAGATCGCAATCTTGCTGAGCCGATCAAGTCCCAGCTGGGACGCCTGCAATTGCCCCTGCTGAAAGTGGCGATTGGCGATCGCTCGTTTTTCAGCAAGGGGGGCCACCCCGCGCGCAAACTGCTGAATGAACTGGCGGACGCCAGCACCGGTTGGCAGGCAAAAGACAATTACGAATCCGATCCGCTGTTCAAGAAAATCAGCGAAGTGGTGGCCCGGGTACTGGCCGAGTTCGACCGCGATATCAATATTTTCTCCCTGTTACTGGAATCCTTCCGCGAATTTATCCAGCGGGAGCGCAAGCGCGCGGAGCGACTTGAGCAGCGCATCGTCGACGAGGCCGACGGCAAGGCGAAAACCCAGGCGGCGCGCGCACGCGTGGCGGCGGTGATGGACGCCCTGATGGCCGAGCGGGATTTGCCGCCAGTCGTATCGGAGTGGTTGGAAAAAGTCTGGGCCAATATGCTGTTCCTGACCTGCATCAAAGAGGGTACCGACAGCGAGAGCTGGAGCCGCGATGTACGCACCGCGCGCGACCTGGTCTGGAGTGTACATGCGCCCATGCCGGACAGCCGCAAACAGTTGCTGGGTTTGTTGCCGACCCTGCAGGAGCGTCTGAAAGCGGGCGTCGAAGTGGTTTCCCTGAATACATTTGACGCGCGACGCATGTTCACTGGCCTGAAAGAGGTTTACCGGGAGCGCTTCGCGTTGGCGCAGCGTATCGCCGAGGAGCGCAGTCAGAAAGCCCTTGAGCAGGCGCGCAAAGAAACCGAAACGCACACCCCGTTGGCGACGCCTGTAGAGGAGGCGCCAGAGGTTGCCGCTGTGGCAGCCCCTGAAGTCGTTGAGCCGGTGGTCGTCGAGCTTCCACAAATGGAAGAGCTGGAACAGGTGGTTGCAGCGGCAGAGCTTCACGTTGAGGAGAAAGCCGGTGTTGAAGCCATGCCAGAGTCTGACTCTTACTGGCAGCAGACTTACCGGCTGGCCCAGGGAAGCTGGTTTGAACTCAAGCGCGGTGATGAAGAGCAGTTCCGCTGTCGCCTGGCGGCAGTGATCAAGGATATTGATCAATTTATTTTTGTTAATCGCAATGGCGCCAAGGTGGCAGAATTTACCCGCCTGGAGCTGGCACACGCCTTGCGCAATGCCCAGTTGATGCCTCTGGATGACGGCATGTTGTTTGAGCGGGCGCTGCAGTCTGTAATCGGTACCGTGCGCAAGTCCCGGGGTGAAATGAAATAA
- a CDS encoding heavy metal translocating P-type ATPase — translation MTEQLASASANSTPSIPPAGCYHCGLPVAEGSHYSVLIDGRERPMCCPGCEAVAGAIVAGGLDNFYRYREQNSERPDTTAQQDSSPSGNWSAYDLPEVQGEFVRDFDALPSSHSADSPLRIASLLVGGITCAACVWLIEKHLLALPGVERVSVNASTHRAQVVFNPALIAVSQLFAALASIGYRPAPATAANGERLILQERRAAMRRLGVAGLGTMQVMMFAIALYFGASKGIDSQFEQFFRWVSLIVATPVVCYAAQPFFAAAWRALRSGQLVMDVPVSLAIGLAYGASVYATVFETGEVYFESVSMFTFFLLLGRSVEMRARHRAGLASGGLAQLLPLAALRLHAGSGAVDSVPVTALVAGDRILLRPGDTVPADGMVVEGASGVDESILTGESALQQKSAGSQVFAGSVNGDSSLTVRITAAGKSTRLSAIEKLVERAQLDKPTQVALADRIAGRFIAAVLCIAVAAFVFWWQQAPDRAFWIALSVLVVTCPCALSLATPAALAAATLRLQQLGLLVARGHVLETLPQLTRVIFDKTGTLTEGEPRLRSIQLLRPGWTEEDVRDIAAGLEAKNNHPLARAFRSWRGNRVAQELRSVTGCGVAGVFNQIPYRLGRADFVLEECAADPQGAVLPETPKGEGQWLLLGDSAGAIAWLGLGDEMRPSAPASVAQLQAGGLATELLSGDQSAEVPRLATLTGIDHYRAGASPEEKLSHLQQLQGRGERLLMVGDGINDVPVLSGADVSVAMMSAADLAQSRADAILLQGDLRALPRAFALARKCRTIIRQNLTWAIAYNALALPLAFLGLVPPWAAAIGMSLSSLIVVVNALRLSRWQPQG, via the coding sequence ATGACCGAACAGCTTGCCAGTGCCTCTGCGAATTCCACACCCTCAATTCCTCCAGCGGGTTGTTATCACTGCGGCCTGCCTGTCGCCGAGGGGAGCCACTACTCCGTTTTGATCGATGGCCGCGAGCGCCCCATGTGCTGTCCCGGCTGTGAGGCAGTGGCGGGCGCGATTGTTGCCGGTGGCCTTGATAACTTCTATCGCTACCGCGAACAGAACAGTGAGCGTCCGGACACTACGGCACAACAGGACTCTTCCCCAAGCGGCAACTGGAGCGCTTACGATCTACCTGAAGTGCAGGGTGAGTTTGTGCGCGATTTCGACGCCTTGCCGTCCTCCCATTCTGCCGATTCTCCTCTGCGCATTGCCAGTTTGCTCGTCGGCGGCATTACCTGCGCCGCCTGCGTTTGGTTGATCGAAAAACACCTGCTGGCACTCCCGGGGGTGGAGCGGGTTTCGGTCAATGCCAGTACCCACCGCGCGCAGGTGGTATTCAACCCGGCATTGATCGCCGTCAGTCAGTTGTTTGCAGCCCTTGCCAGTATCGGTTACCGCCCGGCACCCGCCACGGCTGCCAACGGCGAGCGCCTGATATTGCAGGAACGCCGTGCGGCTATGCGTCGCCTTGGTGTCGCGGGTCTGGGTACCATGCAGGTAATGATGTTCGCCATCGCGCTGTATTTCGGGGCGAGCAAGGGCATCGACAGCCAGTTTGAGCAGTTTTTCCGCTGGGTATCCCTGATCGTCGCAACGCCGGTGGTTTGCTATGCCGCGCAGCCGTTTTTTGCCGCTGCCTGGCGCGCTCTGCGCAGCGGCCAACTGGTCATGGATGTACCTGTCTCGCTGGCGATCGGCCTGGCTTACGGTGCCAGTGTCTACGCCACCGTATTCGAGACCGGCGAGGTTTATTTCGAGTCGGTGTCCATGTTCACCTTCTTTTTATTGCTGGGGCGATCGGTCGAGATGCGTGCGCGCCACCGGGCGGGCCTGGCCAGTGGCGGCTTAGCGCAATTGTTGCCCCTGGCCGCGCTGCGTTTGCACGCGGGCAGCGGCGCGGTGGACTCGGTTCCGGTGACCGCTCTTGTCGCGGGAGACCGGATACTGCTGCGCCCCGGCGATACGGTGCCCGCGGATGGCATGGTGGTTGAGGGTGCCAGCGGGGTGGATGAGTCCATACTCACCGGGGAGTCCGCACTACAGCAGAAATCGGCTGGCAGTCAGGTGTTTGCCGGAAGTGTCAATGGTGATTCCTCACTCACCGTGCGGATTACTGCCGCGGGTAAAAGCACCCGCCTGTCTGCGATCGAAAAGCTGGTAGAGCGGGCGCAACTGGACAAGCCGACACAGGTAGCGTTGGCAGACCGTATAGCGGGGCGTTTTATTGCCGCCGTCTTGTGTATTGCCGTCGCCGCTTTTGTCTTCTGGTGGCAGCAGGCGCCGGATCGCGCCTTCTGGATTGCCCTGTCGGTGTTGGTGGTGACCTGTCCCTGTGCCCTGTCACTGGCTACGCCCGCGGCGCTGGCGGCAGCAACCTTACGCTTGCAGCAGCTGGGGTTGCTGGTGGCTCGTGGGCATGTGCTGGAAACCTTGCCCCAGCTTACCCGGGTCATCTTTGACAAAACCGGAACCCTTACCGAAGGGGAGCCGCGATTGCGCAGTATTCAGCTGCTGCGCCCCGGCTGGACTGAGGAGGATGTCAGGGATATCGCGGCTGGCCTGGAAGCCAAGAACAACCACCCGCTGGCGCGGGCTTTCCGTTCCTGGCGTGGCAATCGTGTGGCGCAGGAGTTGCGCTCCGTTACCGGATGCGGCGTGGCCGGGGTCTTTAACCAGATACCTTACCGGCTGGGGCGGGCGGATTTTGTGCTGGAGGAGTGCGCGGCCGACCCGCAAGGCGCGGTGCTGCCTGAAACCCCGAAAGGGGAGGGGCAGTGGCTGCTGTTGGGGGATTCTGCGGGGGCGATCGCCTGGCTGGGGTTGGGCGATGAAATGCGCCCCAGTGCCCCGGCGTCGGTCGCCCAGCTACAGGCTGGAGGATTGGCAACGGAACTGCTGAGCGGTGATCAATCCGCAGAAGTGCCGCGCCTGGCAACGCTTACTGGTATTGACCATTATCGCGCTGGCGCTTCTCCGGAAGAAAAACTGTCGCACCTGCAGCAGCTACAGGGTCGTGGCGAACGACTGCTGATGGTGGGGGACGGTATCAACGATGTGCCGGTACTGTCTGGGGCCGACGTGTCGGTGGCGATGATGTCGGCGGCGGACCTGGCGCAATCCCGTGCGGACGCCATTTTATTGCAGGGTGACCTGCGGGCTTTGCCAAGAGCCTTTGCATTGGCACGCAAGTGTCGCACAATTATTCGCCAGAACCTGACCTGGGCCATAGCGTATAACGCCCTGGCGTTGCCACTGGCGTTCCTCGGACTGGTGCCTCCCTGGGCCGCCGCGATTGGCATGTCGCTGAGTTCACTGATTGTGGTGGTCAACGCGCTGCGTTTGTCGCGCTGGCAGCCGCAGGGCTAG
- the nadC gene encoding carboxylating nicotinate-nucleotide diphosphorylase — MTPASTRIPNLIQDIERAVANALAEDVGDGDITAQLIPAERQARARVITREDCVFCGKAWVEEVFRQLDPDMTIHWLVEDGQQVTADSTLFELSGNARSILTGERCALNFVQTLSGTASTAARYAALAAGTEIKILDTRKTIPGLRTAQKYAVLCGGCKNHRIGLYDAFLIKENHIAAAGGIANAIAQAHKIKPGALVEVEVESLEELQQALDANADVIMLDEFTDEQTAEALELARGRAKIEISGSVDSERLAQLSGLAVDYISSGSLTKHLRAIDLSLRLLSE, encoded by the coding sequence ATGACGCCAGCCAGCACCCGCATCCCCAATTTGATTCAGGATATCGAGCGCGCCGTCGCGAATGCCCTGGCGGAAGATGTCGGTGACGGCGACATTACCGCTCAGCTGATCCCGGCAGAGCGCCAGGCCAGGGCGCGGGTAATTACCCGGGAAGACTGCGTCTTCTGCGGCAAAGCCTGGGTTGAAGAAGTGTTTCGCCAGCTGGATCCGGACATGACAATCCACTGGCTGGTTGAAGACGGGCAGCAGGTAACGGCAGACAGTACGCTGTTCGAACTGAGCGGCAATGCGAGATCCATCCTGACCGGTGAGCGCTGCGCACTCAATTTTGTGCAGACCCTGTCCGGTACCGCTTCCACCGCCGCCCGCTACGCCGCCCTGGCCGCAGGCACGGAAATCAAAATCCTAGACACCCGCAAAACCATTCCCGGCCTGCGTACTGCGCAGAAATACGCGGTGCTTTGCGGCGGCTGCAAAAATCACCGCATCGGTCTCTACGACGCCTTCCTGATCAAGGAAAACCATATTGCCGCAGCCGGTGGTATTGCCAATGCCATCGCGCAGGCCCACAAAATCAAACCCGGTGCGCTGGTAGAAGTGGAAGTGGAGAGCCTGGAGGAACTGCAACAGGCACTGGACGCCAATGCCGACGTCATCATGCTGGATGAGTTCACCGATGAGCAGACCGCAGAGGCACTCGAACTTGCCCGCGGTCGCGCAAAAATCGAGATCTCCGGCAGTGTGGATAGCGAGCGACTTGCACAATTGTCCGGGCTGGCAGTGGACTACATTTCATCCGGCAGCCTGACCAAGCACTTGCGGGCGATCGACCTGTCATTGCGCCTGCTGTCCGAATAA